One region of Syntrophobacter fumaroxidans MPOB genomic DNA includes:
- the kdsB gene encoding 3-deoxy-manno-octulosonate cytidylyltransferase yields MRIVGIIPARYQSSRFPGKPLVDILGKPMIRHVYERSARAGCLDRLIVATDDARIAAAVAGFGGEALLTRADHASGTDRLAEAARLLELDGADIVVNIQGDEPLVNHRMIEALVEALQCDRHCPMATLAFPSESLQDYNNPNVVKVVLDRGLRALYFSRAPIPFVRDGAADAPAFLKHLGFYAYSASFLQTFSRLPPGRLEGLEKLEQLRALEHGYGIRVALSPVDTRGVDTPEDLEAVVPVLAQDAVGA; encoded by the coding sequence ATGCGCATTGTGGGTATCATCCCGGCGAGATACCAATCCAGCCGGTTTCCGGGAAAACCTTTGGTCGATATTCTCGGCAAGCCGATGATCCGGCACGTCTACGAACGTTCGGCTCGGGCCGGATGCCTGGACCGGCTGATCGTGGCGACCGACGACGCGCGCATCGCCGCCGCGGTGGCGGGCTTTGGCGGCGAGGCCCTGCTCACCCGTGCGGATCACGCCAGCGGAACGGACCGACTGGCTGAAGCCGCCCGCCTGTTGGAGCTCGACGGCGCGGACATCGTGGTGAATATCCAGGGAGACGAACCGCTCGTCAATCACCGCATGATCGAGGCCCTGGTCGAGGCGCTGCAATGTGACCGGCACTGTCCCATGGCCACGCTCGCCTTTCCCTCGGAATCCCTTCAGGACTACAACAACCCCAACGTGGTCAAGGTCGTCCTGGACCGCGGCCTGCGGGCGCTCTACTTTTCGCGCGCTCCGATCCCCTTTGTCCGCGACGGAGCCGCCGATGCTCCCGCGTTCTTGAAACACCTGGGGTTTTACGCCTACAGCGCCTCCTTTCTGCAGACCTTCTCCCGCCTTCCTCCCGGGAGGCTGGAAGGACTGGAAAAGCTGGAACAACTGCGCGCCCTGGAACACGGCTACGGGATCCGGGTCGCCCTGTCCCCCGTCGACACCCGCGGAGTCGACACCCCAGAGGATCTCGAAGCAGTCGTCCCCGTGCTCGCGCAGGACGCAGTCGGCGCCTAG
- a CDS encoding [glutamate--ammonia-ligase] adenylyltransferase, giving the protein MDEFERIRQSSQYLTILLRTRPDFADWLRLRKHLYRRYPLTGLYSDLRQTTRDAHSFVELAERFREFKQRHFLRIGGRDLLGLSDLAETTSQLSDLAGVSLQVGLEVLSDHPEWWAGAGEVERWPEVREAYETVVMGLGKLGGQELNYVSDVDLIFLSHPRNGDPIPSHAASMLLDRLCHWLSRLMGDRVKGDRVFVVDVRLRPQGKDGLLIPSLDAAAEHYLLHGRPWERQMLLKARPVAGGRSSGMSFLQQIRPFVFRRFLDFQALDELRSMRDRILAEALQLGKGARQYNVKLGIGGIREIEFLVQSLQLIYGGRYPELDEPNTLRCLQVLNELSLLPAQTVEELREAYVFLRRVEHWVQLDQNRQTQKLPQSEEAMARLASALGLGGSEKAFNDKLRTCAEIVHGHFMGLFHAPAGDTAPAGRNADERDARHEAEDDGSGPVNGDSMHRLLGMLQDFPPGVRQTVLDVVKRYPLVRSRELSEKVLLRTERYFSQVSRRPGLKQIFNASGPWLQGLCEGIARTEMLADLLAHHPGLAEGIALGEERCPDSKSWAEAASRLLETVTGYEEGLEWIRRLKNERTVTLALADLRGDFGPAALERQLSDLADFVARYTYEHIKASLGLAPDLPLAVLGLGRLGSREMSYLSDMDLVFVYQPRPGELEDQVPGDVVRLIQRFMRMLSTPLQDGPGYAVDARLRPTGSYGPLIVTQNSWLEYYSEQADLWELQALLRLRQIAGDRQLGLWLEDKALEICYRENRPEDVWRRLCHLRGRMQRERSDEKADRLDLKLGAGGLVDLEFLIQGNLLVKGYDNPLIRVRSVRAAIQDFLEEITESAGHSREIRAAFEAIRALDHRLRLHLNQSGAKITPEQFEGLKGLGLWPPAHVGTTIETWEDILKYRRIIRAALQEFCPDL; this is encoded by the coding sequence ATGGATGAATTCGAACGCATCAGGCAGTCTTCACAGTACTTGACCATACTGTTGCGCACACGGCCCGACTTTGCCGACTGGCTGCGGCTCCGCAAACACCTCTACCGGCGCTACCCTTTGACCGGCCTGTACAGCGATCTGCGGCAGACGACCCGCGATGCGCACTCCTTCGTCGAGCTTGCCGAGCGGTTTCGAGAGTTCAAGCAACGTCACTTCCTGCGTATCGGGGGCAGGGACCTGCTGGGACTCTCCGACCTTGCCGAGACCACGTCGCAGTTGAGCGACCTGGCCGGTGTGTCTTTGCAGGTGGGGCTCGAAGTCCTGTCCGATCATCCGGAGTGGTGGGCCGGAGCGGGGGAGGTCGAGCGATGGCCCGAGGTCAGGGAGGCGTATGAAACCGTGGTCATGGGGCTGGGCAAGCTCGGCGGGCAGGAGCTCAACTACGTTTCGGACGTGGATCTGATTTTTCTGAGCCACCCGAGGAATGGAGATCCCATTCCGTCGCACGCCGCTTCGATGCTCCTCGACAGGCTCTGCCATTGGCTCTCCCGCCTCATGGGAGACCGCGTGAAAGGCGATCGCGTTTTCGTCGTCGACGTGCGGTTGAGGCCTCAGGGCAAGGATGGCCTCCTGATTCCGTCGCTGGATGCCGCTGCCGAGCATTATCTCCTTCACGGGCGCCCCTGGGAGCGGCAGATGCTGCTCAAGGCGCGACCCGTGGCCGGTGGAAGATCATCGGGAATGTCGTTTCTCCAGCAGATCAGGCCCTTCGTTTTCAGGCGCTTCCTGGACTTCCAGGCCCTGGACGAGCTGCGGTCCATGCGCGACCGCATTCTCGCCGAGGCGCTGCAACTGGGGAAAGGCGCCCGGCAATACAACGTGAAACTGGGAATCGGGGGGATACGGGAAATCGAGTTCCTGGTGCAGTCCCTGCAGCTCATCTACGGCGGCCGCTATCCCGAGCTGGACGAACCCAATACCCTGCGGTGCCTCCAGGTCCTGAACGAGCTGAGCCTGCTGCCCGCGCAAACCGTGGAGGAGCTTCGGGAGGCCTACGTCTTTCTGCGGCGGGTGGAGCACTGGGTGCAACTGGATCAGAATCGTCAGACGCAGAAACTGCCGCAGTCGGAGGAAGCCATGGCCAGACTCGCTTCGGCGCTCGGTCTGGGCGGCAGCGAGAAGGCTTTCAACGACAAGCTTCGAACGTGCGCCGAAATCGTTCACGGTCATTTCATGGGGCTTTTCCATGCTCCCGCGGGGGACACCGCGCCCGCGGGACGGAACGCCGACGAACGCGACGCCCGGCACGAGGCCGAAGACGATGGCTCCGGCCCCGTCAACGGGGACTCCATGCATCGTCTCCTGGGAATGCTCCAGGATTTTCCGCCGGGCGTGCGCCAGACCGTTCTCGACGTCGTCAAGCGCTATCCCCTGGTTCGGAGCAGGGAGCTTTCCGAGAAAGTCCTGCTTCGGACGGAGCGCTATTTCAGCCAGGTCTCCAGGCGGCCCGGTCTGAAACAGATTTTCAACGCTTCTGGGCCGTGGCTGCAGGGATTGTGTGAAGGGATCGCCCGAACCGAAATGCTGGCCGATCTGCTGGCCCATCATCCCGGGCTTGCGGAAGGCATCGCGCTCGGGGAGGAGCGCTGTCCCGATTCGAAATCCTGGGCCGAGGCCGCTTCGCGGCTCCTCGAAACCGTCACCGGGTACGAGGAGGGGCTGGAATGGATTCGTCGCTTGAAAAATGAGCGCACCGTGACCCTGGCTTTGGCGGACCTGCGCGGAGATTTCGGCCCGGCGGCCCTGGAGCGGCAGTTGAGCGATCTTGCCGACTTCGTCGCTCGGTACACTTACGAGCACATCAAGGCGAGCCTGGGCCTGGCTCCCGACCTGCCGCTCGCCGTGCTGGGACTCGGCCGGCTGGGCAGCCGGGAGATGAGCTACCTCTCCGACATGGACCTGGTTTTCGTCTACCAGCCGAGACCCGGGGAGCTTGAAGACCAGGTGCCCGGCGACGTCGTGCGACTGATCCAACGATTCATGCGGATGCTGAGCACGCCCCTTCAGGACGGTCCCGGGTATGCGGTGGACGCCCGGTTGCGTCCCACCGGATCGTACGGTCCGCTCATCGTCACGCAGAACTCGTGGCTCGAATACTATTCGGAACAGGCCGACCTGTGGGAGCTCCAGGCGCTTCTGCGCCTGCGCCAGATCGCCGGAGACCGCCAGCTCGGCCTCTGGCTCGAAGACAAGGCACTGGAAATCTGCTATCGTGAAAACAGGCCCGAGGATGTATGGCGGAGACTGTGTCACCTCCGGGGGCGCATGCAGCGCGAGCGCAGCGACGAGAAGGCCGATCGCCTCGACCTGAAGCTCGGAGCGGGCGGGCTCGTGGACCTCGAATTTCTCATCCAGGGCAACCTCCTGGTCAAAGGCTACGACAACCCGCTCATCCGCGTACGGTCGGTGCGCGCGGCGATTCAGGATTTCCTCGAGGAAATCACGGAGTCCGCGGGCCACAGCCGGGAGATTCGCGCCGCATTCGAGGCCATCCGGGCGCTGGACCACCGGTTGCGGCTGCACCTCAACCAGAGCGGGGCGAAAATCACCCCGGAGCAGTTCGAGGGGCTCAAGGGGCTCGGGCTCTGGCCTCCCGCCCACGTGGGCACCACCATCGAGACCTGGGAGGATATCCTCAAATACAGGCGGATCATCAGGGCGGCCCTGCAGGAATTCTGCCCCGATCTGTAA
- the carB gene encoding carbamoyl-phosphate synthase large subunit produces MPKRTDIRKILIIGSGPIIISQACEFDYSGTQACKALREEGYEIVLINSNPATIMTDPETADRTYIEPITPEAVAKVIERERPDALLPTLGGQTALNVAVRVAETGVLERFGVALIGASVEVIKKAEDRELFRDAMKRIGLRVPASGIARSMSEVESIAREIGFPIIVRPSFTLGGTGGGVAYNREELKELAQSGLDASFIHTVMLEESVLGWKEFELEVMRDCMDNVVIICSIENMDAMGVHTGDSITVAPAQTLTDREYQLLRDASIAILREIGVETGGSNVQFAINPADGEMVVIEMNPRVSRSSALASKATGFPIAKIAAKLAVGYSLDEIANDITRETRASFEPTIDYCVVKVPRFTFEKFPRTEDFLSTSMKSVGETMAIGRTFKEALHKAVRSLEIGRFGFVDPPANADREYMERLRQKLRRPNSMRLFQIGEALKLGMPIEELHALTFIDPWFLHHIRQVLLLEDEIRGDADRSGFLDDPERVRYAKSWGFSDVRLAQLSGSDEETVRQLRIKHGIKPVYKLVDTCAAEFEAYTPYYYSTYETEDEARPTGRPKVVILGGGPNRIGQGIEFDYCCVHASFSLREEDHESIMVNSNPETVSTDYDTSDKLYFEPLTREDVLHILDTEKPKGVIVQFGGQTPLNLSVPLEKAGARILGTSPDAIDRAEDRKRFQKLLQKLGLKQPRNATAFTLREAAEAAGRIGYPVVVRPSYVLGGRAMEIVFDAAMLESFMKTAVHVSPGHPILIDQFLEDAVEIDVDAISDGTVTVVGGIMEHIEQAGIHSGDSACVLPPMSISRSIQEEIRRQTRLLAKELGVVGLMNIQFALQNGEIFILEVNPRASRTIPFVSKAIGFPLAKLATRVMLGKSLKELGFDTEVEPEHISVKEAVFPFSRFPNVDVLLGPEMKSTGEVMGIGSTFGIAFAKAQAAVGYELPTSGTVFISVHDADKPKVLSVARKFGEMGFQLIATAGTADFLNGNGIRTRPVFKLKEGRPHVVDRIKNGEVQLVVNTSMGKKTTSDSYEIRRTTLIYNIPYATTIAGAKAMAEAVSELQRGDWDVRTLQEYHHRERSRRQ; encoded by the coding sequence ATGCCCAAGAGAACCGACATACGAAAGATATTGATCATCGGATCCGGCCCCATCATCATCAGCCAGGCGTGCGAGTTCGACTACTCCGGGACCCAGGCCTGCAAGGCATTGCGCGAGGAAGGGTACGAGATTGTCCTGATCAACAGCAACCCCGCAACAATAATGACCGATCCGGAAACGGCCGACCGCACCTATATCGAGCCGATCACGCCCGAAGCGGTGGCGAAGGTGATCGAGCGGGAGCGTCCCGACGCGCTGCTGCCCACCCTGGGCGGGCAGACGGCCCTGAACGTGGCGGTGCGCGTGGCCGAAACGGGTGTGCTCGAACGTTTCGGCGTGGCTCTCATCGGAGCGAGTGTTGAAGTCATCAAGAAAGCCGAAGACCGGGAATTGTTCCGCGATGCCATGAAGCGGATCGGGCTGCGCGTTCCGGCCAGCGGCATTGCGCGTTCCATGTCGGAAGTGGAATCCATTGCCCGGGAGATCGGTTTCCCGATCATCGTGCGGCCTTCTTTCACGCTGGGCGGCACGGGGGGCGGCGTGGCCTACAACCGGGAAGAATTGAAGGAACTGGCCCAGAGCGGGCTGGATGCCAGTTTCATTCACACCGTCATGCTCGAGGAGTCGGTGCTCGGCTGGAAGGAATTCGAGCTCGAGGTCATGCGCGACTGCATGGACAATGTGGTCATCATCTGCTCCATCGAGAACATGGACGCCATGGGCGTCCATACGGGGGATTCGATCACGGTGGCTCCGGCCCAGACCCTGACCGACCGGGAATATCAATTGCTGAGGGACGCCTCGATTGCGATTCTGCGGGAAATCGGCGTGGAGACGGGGGGGTCCAACGTCCAGTTCGCCATCAACCCCGCCGACGGGGAGATGGTCGTCATAGAGATGAACCCCCGGGTCTCCCGGTCATCGGCCCTCGCATCCAAGGCGACGGGGTTTCCCATTGCCAAGATCGCCGCCAAGCTGGCCGTGGGGTATTCCCTGGACGAGATCGCCAACGACATCACCCGGGAGACCAGGGCTTCGTTCGAGCCCACCATCGATTACTGCGTGGTGAAAGTGCCCCGGTTCACGTTTGAAAAGTTTCCCAGGACGGAGGATTTCCTTTCCACTTCGATGAAGTCCGTGGGCGAGACGATGGCCATCGGCAGAACCTTCAAGGAAGCGCTCCACAAAGCCGTCCGGTCCCTGGAGATCGGTCGCTTCGGATTCGTCGACCCGCCGGCGAACGCGGACCGCGAATACATGGAGCGTCTGAGGCAGAAGCTTCGCCGACCCAATTCCATGCGCCTTTTTCAGATCGGGGAAGCCCTGAAGCTGGGCATGCCCATCGAAGAGCTGCACGCGCTGACTTTCATCGACCCCTGGTTTCTCCACCACATCCGGCAGGTGCTGCTGCTCGAGGACGAAATCCGGGGCGACGCGGACCGCTCCGGTTTCCTGGACGATCCCGAGCGGGTTCGTTACGCGAAGTCGTGGGGCTTTTCCGACGTGCGGCTGGCCCAATTGAGCGGCTCGGACGAGGAAACCGTCCGTCAGCTTCGGATCAAACACGGCATAAAGCCGGTCTACAAGCTGGTGGACACCTGCGCGGCGGAATTCGAAGCCTACACTCCGTACTATTATTCGACCTACGAAACCGAAGACGAAGCCCGGCCTACCGGGCGTCCGAAGGTCGTGATCCTCGGGGGCGGACCCAATCGGATCGGACAGGGCATCGAATTCGACTACTGTTGTGTCCACGCTTCTTTTTCCCTGCGCGAGGAGGACCATGAGTCCATCATGGTCAATTCCAACCCGGAAACCGTCTCCACCGACTACGACACTTCGGACAAGCTTTATTTCGAACCGCTGACCCGCGAGGACGTGCTCCACATCCTCGATACCGAGAAGCCCAAAGGGGTGATCGTGCAGTTCGGAGGGCAGACCCCCCTGAACTTGTCGGTCCCCCTTGAAAAGGCCGGGGCCAGGATTCTCGGTACATCCCCCGACGCCATCGATCGCGCCGAAGACCGCAAGCGGTTCCAGAAACTGTTGCAGAAACTGGGTCTCAAGCAACCCCGCAACGCCACCGCGTTCACCTTGCGGGAGGCCGCCGAGGCGGCCGGGCGGATCGGCTATCCGGTGGTGGTGAGGCCGTCTTACGTATTGGGCGGCAGGGCCATGGAAATCGTCTTCGACGCGGCAATGCTGGAGAGTTTCATGAAGACCGCGGTGCACGTATCACCGGGGCACCCCATCCTGATCGACCAGTTCCTCGAGGATGCCGTCGAGATCGATGTGGACGCCATCAGCGACGGCACGGTGACCGTGGTGGGCGGAATCATGGAGCATATCGAGCAGGCCGGAATCCATTCGGGAGACAGTGCCTGCGTTCTGCCGCCCATGAGCATCTCCCGAAGCATCCAGGAAGAGATCAGGCGGCAGACCAGGCTGCTGGCGAAGGAACTGGGGGTCGTCGGGCTGATGAACATCCAGTTCGCTCTGCAGAACGGGGAGATTTTCATCCTCGAAGTCAACCCGCGCGCCTCGCGGACCATTCCATTCGTCAGCAAAGCCATTGGATTTCCCTTGGCAAAGCTGGCCACCAGGGTTATGCTGGGAAAGTCATTGAAAGAACTGGGATTTGACACGGAAGTGGAACCCGAACACATCTCCGTCAAGGAAGCGGTATTCCCCTTTTCGCGATTCCCGAACGTCGACGTTCTGCTCGGCCCCGAAATGAAATCGACCGGCGAGGTGATGGGAATCGGGAGCACTTTCGGCATTGCCTTCGCCAAAGCACAGGCGGCGGTGGGATACGAGCTTCCGACATCGGGCACCGTGTTTATCAGCGTGCACGATGCGGACAAGCCGAAAGTGCTGTCCGTGGCGCGCAAATTCGGCGAAATGGGATTCCAGCTGATCGCCACCGCGGGAACGGCCGATTTCCTGAACGGGAACGGGATACGAACCAGACCGGTGTTCAAGCTAAAAGAGGGACGGCCTCACGTCGTGGATCGCATCAAGAACGGCGAAGTCCAGCTGGTGGTCAACACCAGCATGGGCAAGAAAACCACTTCGGATTCGTACGAAATAAGACGAACGACACTCATCTACAACATTCCCTACGCCACCACGATCGCCGGCGCAAAGGCGATGGCGGAAGCGGTGAGCGAGCTGCAGCGCGGCGACTGGGATGTGAGAACGCTTCAGGAGTATCACCACCGGGAGCGGTCGAGAAGGCAGTGA
- a CDS encoding KpsF/GutQ family sugar-phosphate isomerase — translation MTKSAHRAGGPQEEPSAVPLLRKGSTEHPAASTKGILEIAADVLRIESEGILHLLDHISESFARAVLWIYEAGGRIIVTGIGKSGIVGRKIVATLSSTGTPALFIHPVEAMHGDLGMVRAGDIVLALSNSGETDELNIILPSLKNIGTRIIAFTGDTSSTLAQYSDLTVYTGVPREACPMGLVPTASTTAMLAMGDALAVALLRLRNFQERDFHRFHPGGHLGERLQVPLRDVMLKGDEIPAVPAATPVPAALAEMSRKGLGATLILDEDKRLQGIFTDGDLRRTLNSCSNFTEKRISEVMTPGPRTISSHRSVADALELMERHLITVLPVVDENRNVEGILHLHDLLGKGRIRFSR, via the coding sequence GTGACAAAGAGCGCGCATCGGGCGGGGGGGCCGCAAGAGGAGCCGTCGGCGGTCCCTCTTCTCCGGAAAGGGAGTACGGAACACCCCGCCGCCTCCACGAAGGGCATTCTCGAGATTGCAGCCGATGTATTGCGCATCGAATCGGAAGGCATTCTCCATCTTCTGGATCACATCAGCGAGAGCTTCGCCAGGGCGGTTCTGTGGATCTACGAGGCCGGCGGCCGAATCATCGTAACGGGCATCGGCAAATCCGGCATCGTCGGCCGCAAGATAGTGGCCACCCTGAGCAGCACGGGGACGCCCGCCCTGTTCATTCATCCGGTGGAGGCCATGCATGGAGACCTCGGCATGGTGCGTGCGGGGGACATCGTTCTCGCCCTGTCCAACAGCGGTGAAACCGACGAGTTGAACATCATCCTGCCGAGCCTCAAGAATATCGGCACCCGCATCATCGCCTTCACGGGGGATACGTCGTCGACCCTCGCGCAATACAGCGATCTTACCGTCTACACCGGGGTTCCGAGGGAAGCCTGCCCGATGGGGCTGGTTCCGACGGCAAGCACCACCGCGATGCTCGCCATGGGGGACGCCCTGGCCGTTGCGCTGCTCAGGCTCCGCAACTTCCAGGAACGCGACTTCCACCGGTTTCATCCCGGTGGGCACCTGGGCGAACGGCTTCAGGTGCCCTTGCGCGACGTGATGCTCAAGGGCGACGAGATCCCCGCCGTGCCTGCCGCCACTCCCGTGCCGGCGGCGCTGGCCGAGATGAGCCGGAAGGGACTCGGAGCGACGCTCATCCTCGACGAAGACAAACGGCTGCAGGGTATCTTCACCGACGGCGATCTGCGCAGGACCCTGAACAGCTGTTCGAATTTCACGGAAAAGCGCATTTCCGAGGTGATGACTCCCGGCCCGCGCACCATTTCGTCGCATCGTTCGGTGGCCGACGCCCTCGAGTTGATGGAAAGGCACCTGATCACCGTGCTTCCGGTGGTGGACGAAAACCGGAACGTCGAGGGAATTCTTCATCTGCACGATCTGCTCGGCAAGGGCAGAATCCGATTCTCCCGCTGA
- the carA gene encoding glutamine-hydrolyzing carbamoyl-phosphate synthase small subunit yields the protein MTSPWKRNSALLLLEDGTVFRGYAFAGGGRALGEVVFNTSMTGYQEVLTDPSYKGQMVTMTYPLTGAYGINDEDMESAAVQVEAFIVKEYQEFPSNWRSNRSLADFLNEYNKIGIEGIDTRALTRHIRMGGAMRGIIATDTDNVKELMEEVQAYPGLNGIDLVKTVTCSKPYLWRTGVKPGTLEPKWPENRPELRVAAIDCGVKYNILRKLEASGCQVMVFPAHVSAREIAACKPDGVFLSNGPGDPSAVGYVIETVRSLLGEKPVFGICLGHQMMGLALGGRTFKLKFGHRGGNQPVKDVTTGKVEITSQNHGYCVDIDSLGNVPVKLTHVNLNDNTLEGMEHLEIPAFSVQYHPEASPGPHDASYLFDRFVRLMQGPERGHGASAPRGR from the coding sequence ATGACATCTCCATGGAAAAGAAACAGTGCCCTGCTGCTGCTTGAGGACGGCACCGTGTTTCGAGGCTACGCTTTTGCCGGCGGCGGAAGAGCGCTGGGCGAGGTGGTTTTCAACACCAGCATGACCGGCTACCAGGAAGTGCTCACCGATCCCTCCTACAAGGGTCAGATGGTGACGATGACCTATCCCTTGACCGGCGCGTACGGGATCAACGACGAGGACATGGAATCCGCCGCCGTCCAGGTCGAGGCTTTCATCGTAAAGGAGTACCAGGAATTTCCGAGCAACTGGAGGAGCAATCGAAGCCTTGCCGATTTTCTCAACGAATACAATAAGATCGGGATAGAAGGCATCGACACTCGGGCCTTGACGCGACACATTCGCATGGGTGGGGCCATGCGCGGGATCATCGCCACGGACACCGACAACGTGAAGGAACTGATGGAAGAGGTGCAGGCGTACCCGGGGCTGAACGGAATCGACCTGGTCAAAACGGTCACCTGCTCGAAGCCCTACCTCTGGCGCACGGGCGTAAAACCCGGCACCCTGGAGCCGAAATGGCCGGAAAACCGGCCGGAGCTGAGGGTGGCCGCCATCGACTGCGGCGTGAAGTACAACATCCTGCGCAAGCTGGAAGCGTCGGGGTGCCAGGTCATGGTGTTTCCGGCACACGTTTCCGCGCGGGAAATCGCCGCCTGCAAACCGGACGGCGTTTTTTTGTCCAACGGTCCCGGGGACCCCTCGGCCGTCGGCTACGTCATCGAAACGGTTCGGAGTCTTCTGGGAGAAAAGCCGGTCTTCGGCATCTGCCTGGGTCACCAGATGATGGGCCTGGCCCTCGGGGGACGGACCTTCAAATTGAAATTCGGCCACCGCGGCGGCAATCAACCGGTCAAAGACGTCACGACGGGCAAGGTCGAGATCACTTCTCAAAATCACGGCTACTGCGTGGACATCGATTCGCTCGGAAACGTCCCGGTCAAGCTCACGCACGTGAACCTCAACGACAACACCCTGGAGGGCATGGAACACCTGGAAATCCCGGCATTCAGCGTTCAGTATCACCCCGAAGCGTCGCCCGGGCCTCATGACGCTTCCTACCTGTTCGACCGTTTTGTTCGACTCATGCAAGGACCCGAACGCGGGCACGGCGCATCGGCACCCAGAGGCCGCTGA
- the purF gene encoding amidophosphoribosyltransferase, translating to MNRYDRLIGHVSKPPLSPFIPSRKEECGVFGVFGNPDAAKLTYFGLYALQHRGQESAGIAVGDGCQIKEYKHMGLVNDVFNEDRLKSLKGHLSIGHVRYSTTGSSLLANAQPFLMFHGGEYYAIAHNGNLVNAVQLRRELETQGAIFQTTMDTEIVMHLLARNLIYGLEEALVAALTQIRGAYSLVMCTRNRLIGIRDPRGFRPLCLGKLNGSYVLASETCALDLIEATYIRDLDPGEVLIIDDKGFRSLHPFPKVRPAHCIFEFIYFARPDSSVFEQNVYMFRKRLGHIMARENGSLTADLVMPFPDSGNYAALGFAEASRIPLEMGMIRNHYVGRTFIQPSQAMRDFGVRIKLNPVRELLRQKRLILVEDSIIRGTTTRTRIKALRQAGAKEVHMLVSCPPHRHPCPYGIDFSTKGELIAASHTVDEIRSFIGLDSLKYLSIEGLLEGAGASVDDHPYCLACFNGDYSVTFEEQVRKDCFEQHEP from the coding sequence ATGAACCGCTACGATCGCCTCATTGGCCACGTATCGAAACCTCCTCTTTCGCCCTTTATTCCGAGCAGGAAGGAAGAATGCGGAGTTTTCGGAGTTTTCGGCAATCCGGACGCGGCCAAGCTGACCTATTTCGGCCTGTACGCCCTGCAGCACCGCGGCCAGGAAAGCGCGGGGATCGCGGTGGGGGACGGGTGCCAAATCAAGGAATACAAGCACATGGGGCTGGTCAACGACGTGTTCAACGAAGACCGGCTCAAATCCCTGAAAGGCCACCTGTCCATCGGTCATGTACGGTACTCGACGACCGGCTCCTCCCTGCTCGCCAACGCCCAGCCCTTTCTCATGTTTCACGGCGGCGAATACTACGCCATCGCGCATAACGGGAACCTGGTCAACGCCGTCCAGTTACGCCGGGAACTGGAAACCCAGGGCGCGATCTTTCAGACCACGATGGACACCGAAATCGTGATGCACCTCCTGGCCAGGAATCTGATCTACGGTCTCGAGGAAGCGCTCGTGGCCGCCCTGACCCAGATCCGGGGGGCCTACTCCCTGGTGATGTGCACGAGGAACAGGCTCATCGGCATCCGGGACCCACGGGGATTTCGCCCGCTTTGCCTGGGCAAGCTGAATGGAAGCTATGTGCTCGCCTCCGAAACCTGCGCCCTGGATCTTATCGAGGCCACCTACATTCGCGACCTGGACCCCGGCGAGGTGCTCATCATCGATGACAAGGGGTTCCGGTCGTTGCATCCGTTTCCGAAGGTGAGGCCCGCGCACTGCATTTTCGAGTTCATCTATTTCGCACGGCCCGACAGCAGTGTTTTTGAACAGAACGTCTACATGTTCCGCAAGCGGCTGGGGCATATCATGGCGCGGGAAAACGGCTCGCTTACCGCCGACCTGGTCATGCCCTTTCCCGATTCGGGGAACTATGCCGCCCTGGGCTTTGCGGAAGCTTCACGGATTCCCCTGGAAATGGGGATGATCAGGAACCATTACGTCGGGCGCACATTCATCCAACCCAGCCAGGCCATGCGGGACTTCGGGGTCAGGATCAAGCTCAACCCGGTGCGGGAGCTGCTCCGGCAGAAACGGCTGATCCTGGTGGAAGATTCGATCATCCGGGGCACGACGACCAGGACTCGAATCAAGGCCCTGCGCCAGGCCGGGGCCAAGGAAGTGCACATGCTGGTGAGCTGCCCTCCGCACCGGCATCCATGCCCGTACGGGATCGATTTTTCGACCAAGGGCGAACTCATCGCCGCCAGCCATACGGTGGATGAAATCCGCAGCTTTATCGGCCTGGATTCCCTGAAGTATTTGAGCATCGAGGGACTGCTGGAAGGGGCGGGAGCGTCCGTTGACGATCATCCCTATTGCCTTGCCTGTTTCAACGGCGACTATTCGGTAACGTTCGAGGAGCAGGTCCGCAAGGACTGCTTCGAACAGCATGAACCCTGA